Part of the Penaeus vannamei isolate JL-2024 chromosome 17, ASM4276789v1, whole genome shotgun sequence genome is shown below.
gaggaggcacaGAGAGTAAATGAGGCAGAAGACGGACTCGAGTGCGGAGAGGACGTTCCCGATCACAGGGGGACGACAGGACCACGACCTCGGAAAGACGACCAAGACAACACTTCAGGAGGACAGCAGTTGAAGGAAGATAGCAACGACGCTCTTCCTCCGATGATCATTAGCGAAAATAAGATGATCGACGACGCAGGCAAGTCAGACGCTCTgccatctctcttcatctatatgtctctatctccctcctcttctctttccatctctcttctcttctcatactCTGTTAATGCATGAaaaatccctcctctctccacattCGTAATTCCTTCCAACATTCTACAGGAGGACACCCCCAGGAGGCGACCCTCCACGGCGTTCAGATCGAGAGGCTCTTCCCTCAGAGAAGGAACTCCCTTTCGCACTTCTACGGGGAGGAAGACCGGGAGATCACGTCCGTCAGACTCGTCATGGAGAGAAGTGAGTTGGTCTTACGACTTGCCAGTTTCAGTTCGCTTGTTATATGCATGATCAGGGTTTTTTGGTGTTGCTTAacgttaaggttaaggttaacgctaccttttttctttctttctttccagcaTTACATCTGCCATGTTAATAGTTTACACTGAATGAGACACACAAAGAATAACCACTTATAAACATagtgagataatgataaaaggataaggTAAAGAGATCCTCCATTTAAACAGACAAGTGCGCTCTCTACAAACTCGAAGGCGAAGCTCACACCAAGCTGGGAGTCTTCCACGCCGACCACTTGAAAAAGCTCAAGAACGGCTTCAAAGTGACCTTGGAGACCCAGATGACCTCAGATGACGTCGACGGGGGCAGGCGACCCAAGAAGAAAaccaagaggcagagagaggcgtCTTCGGTGATACTGACGGTTCcacaggagcagcaggaggagtgcATGAACCTCTTATCTCGGGTGAGTAATTCACGGTTCTTTTTATATCTCGTTTATTCATGAGTAGGCTTGTACTAAATACTTTTTCTAGGTGTCTATATACTAACTCAATATCTACGTAATCACTAGCTCCCTCCTCTCTaggtaatcatttttttttcgttttcgtagtgcaattattgttattgttaataataacgttggagctcttgttcttgttcttgttactatATTATTGACGTCCATATCAGTCGTCGtgatcttttattttccctttttaatcatctatttattcaacttttttttacaGATGCGAAAGACATTGCCTGGAATCCTCTTCGGATCTTCAGGATTTTGACCTCAAGAAAATCGTGCACATCCGATTCATTACAAAACGTGTTTAAAAAACATCACCTTCATGTGTTTTCTCATATTgcttgtatatatttgcatagatgGTCCTTGTATTTCGTATATTCCATGTCTTCGGATGACCTATTCTGAGGTTCTGACCCACTTCCGGATCTTGACCCCATAAAACGCGCCTAAACACTTTaaaaaatgtttaaatatatcaataaagattATATTCTCACTTTGCtagaataaatatgaaaagatGGACCTTGTCTTTTGTTGTATATTGTATTAGTGCTTGGTAGGTAGATTGCCATAATTTTCCTTAATCTGTATCATAATCCTCGATTTTTCCCTTTattgtgtacatatttatttcaattaacatttgtatatattgtaaataaagtttttttttcaaataacatTTGTATATACTGCACATTTGTTGTATATTCCTTTATAAATAcatcataaaaatatatcattGATATCTAAATGAAATGAAAGGTATACTAGTGTTACTTAAAtaccaaataataaataatatataataaataataaataataaaaaataaataaatacttaaatgtgtgtgtgtgtgtgtgtgtgtgtgtgtgtgtgtgtgtgtgtgtgtttgtgtgtgtgtgtgtgtgtgtgtgtgtgtgtgtgggtgtgtgtgtgtgtgtgtgtgtgtgtgtgtgtgtgtgtgtgtgtgtgtgtgtgtgtgtgtgtgtgtgtgtgtgtgtgtgtgtgtgtgtgtgtgtgtgtgtgtgtgtgtgtgtgtgtgtgtgcgtttttgtgcgtgtatgtgtgtgtgtgtatgtgtgtgtgtgtgtgtgtgtgtgtgtgtgtatgtgttagcgtgttcgtgtgcgtttttgtgcgtgtgtgtgtgtctgtatgtgtatgtgtgtgtatatgtgtgtgtatgtgtatatatatacatttctatacatataatgtttatagatacatacatacacacacacacacacacattcacattatatatatatatatatatatatatatatatatatatatatatatatatatatatttatatatatatgtgtgtgtgtttgtgtgtgtgtgtgtgtgtttgtgtgtgtgtgtgtgtgtgtgtgtgtgtgtgtttgtgtgtgtgtgtgtttaagtgtgtgtgtgtgtatgtgtgtgtgtgtgtgtgtgtgtgtgtgtgtgtgtatgtgtgtgtgtgtgtgtgtgtgtgtgtgtgtgtgtgtgtgtgtgtgtgtgtgtgtgtgtgtgtgtgtgtgtgtgtgtgcgtgtgtgtgtgtgtatttgtgtgtgtgtgtgtctgtatgtatgtatgtgtttgtgtgtgtttgtatgtgtatgtgtgtgtttgtgtgtgtgtgtgtgtatgtgtgtgtctgtgtgtgtgtatgtgtatgtgtgtgtatgtatgtgtgtgtgtgtgtgtgtgtgtgccatagcCGCCCTGCACGAGCTCGCTCCGGTGTTtatcaaagcaaagaaaaaaaaaaagaaaaaaaatggccaagAAGATAAGCAAGTCAGCCAGCGACCCTTATCTCTCAGTATCTCTTTAccgatatatttgtctgtgtctcttctcttcaactctcgtcttctcttttcatACTGTCAATGAATGTCCCTGTATATAAAAATTTCGCGCACGCaaaatccctcttctctccacagTCGCAATTCCCTCCGACATTCTGCAGGAGGAAACCCCCCCAGGAGGCAGTGACCCTCCACGACCTTTTCGCACTTCTACGGGAGGGAAGACAGTGCTATCGCGTCCGCTAGACTCGTTATGGAGAAAAGTGAGTTGTTCTTACGACTTCCcagttttagtttgtttgttatatgCATGATCggtgtttttttggtgttgttctAAGGTTTTGTTTATACCGGGACAACtagcttttattttttctttctcttcaatagTCTTTGATGTTGTTCATAGTTTACACTGAATGAGACATGTGAAGAATAACAACTTGCAGAGtgagataagaaaatgataaaatgataagataGTCATGAACATCATTTCCACAGACAGGTGCACCATCAACAAGCTAGAAGGAGCAAGATACACCAAAGAGGGAGTCTTCCACGCTGACCCCTTGACCTAGCTCCCGAACGGCTTTGACCTTGGCGACCCAGATGACCTCAGATGACGTCGACGGGGGCAAGCGACCcaagaagaaaacgaagcaaAACAGAGAGACCTTTGGTGATACTGACCTTTCcgcagaagcagcagcaacagtacaCGAACATATTATCTAAGGTACGTCAATCACGTtatttataattcatatacatattatatacatatatatatatatatatatatatatatatatatatatatatatatatatatatgtatatatatatgtgtgtgtgtatgtatatatatatatatatatatatatatatatatatatatatatatatatatatatatatatatatatatatatgtgtgtgtgtgtgtgtgtgtgtgtgtgtgtgtgtgtgtgtgtgtgtgtgtgtgtgtgtgtgtgtgtgtatatgtgtgtatatatatatatatatatagataggtacagataaatacatatatatatacatatatatatatacacacatacatatttatatatatatatatatgtaatatatatatatataaaatacatatatttatatatatacatatatacatatatttatacatatacatatatatacatatatgtatatattatataaacatatacatatatgtatatattatatatatatatatatatatatatatatatatatatatatatatatatatatatatatatatatatatatatggttatatgtatatatatatatatatatatatatatatatatatatatatatatatatatatacatatacatacatacatacatatgtatgtatatatatatatatgtatatatgtgtatttatatatatatatatatatatatatatatatatatatatatatatatatatatatatatgtctttatacatatgtatgctaaTCCCTGGTTACTTGGACCATCAATTCAACTTTCCCCTTTTAATTTTCATtagcttttctctcctcttctttagtCTGAATGTTATCTTTCTCGATACACTCCTTGTCTCACTTAGAACTAATACATTCGAACGTATCCAAtacctcaaaaataaataaatgaaataatttgtATAAATCAAAACtaacagggagaaaaaaaagagatttccACGGACATTgggctagcaaaaaaaaaaaatatatatatatgtgatattcttgcaaagagtttttttttcctgaaccGGAATTTAAGGATAGAttaaattatattcataataccCAGTAAAAATATCTAAACGCCTAGTCCTTTGACATTTATTTAGATTCACATAATCTTTTCCATTgtgagttaataataataataataataataataataataatatccagcCCACATACTGACCTACAAGAAGGGAGAGTCAGTATGATGACAGGCAGTGTCCACTCCGTGACTTCCTCACTCCATTCCATAATATGACTCATTGAACAGCCTAATTATTCACAGAGCTTTGAGATAATGAATTCAAATTACTATATGAGTAGTCAAAGTACATGTTGCAATATTAATATGATTGCACACGAAAAATACGTATCTAAATACTTCATTAGCGTTGGCAAATCTCTCCTGCACTCTCAATCAGCAAACATATCTCaacaattattatatatatatatatatatatatatatatatatatatatatatatatatatatatatatatatatatatatatatatatatgcacacacacacacacacacacacatatatacacactgtatatataaataagcattcGTTTCCAGTGTATCTGTGTAGGTACAAGGGTATTTATACAAGAGAGAAATTACATACTGAGATATTTAGTAAAATATATACCGATCAGTTATGCAAAAGTCGGCAAACAGAAAAGTTGATACTTCCTTTATGGTTAAAAATACATTATCTTTATTCTGTGATCggtagggagaggtggaggaaggagaggataaaaggagaTAGGTGGAGGAAAGAAATCAGCAGAAGAGCATagaaacagggaaagggagagacagagggaggaagtaggTAGATAcatggatgagggagaagggaggagagaaaaagaggaagataggtaAAGGCAGACAtttggaggaaatggaagaaaggaaagaaggaagagaaaggaggtaggtagagaataggagggaagtgaaggacactaaggagaggaaggaaaaactaGGAGAGTGGatcagaaaagaagaataaaagaatgcgTAATAAAAGGCAAAAATATACCACTGATTGAAGAAATCGTTGTATATAACATAGACTAGAAATCGTTTTCTACTCAAAGCGTCAATGAAATAACAAAATTCAAGTCTTGAGCAAGTTGAGGTCGCGTCCCCTGATAACGCCCCCAGGACATGGCACAGACGGCGCTTCCTGGCCCTCCTTCTCTGGCAGTCAAGGCCCTTCTCCGGCAGTCAAGCACAAGCAGCGCCCTCCATCGAACGGACCTGAAGGAGCAAGACGCAAGAACCGCTCGTCCAGCATTTCTCGACGGGTCACTCGCCGTCCGCACCGCCATGGCCGCCCTGCACGACCCCGAGGAGGAGCTGAGCAGGCtgtcaagggaggaagggaccagggcacggcgggggggggggggaggacaaccAAGGGTGAAgccgaagggggaggagggggaagaaggggccagggaacgggggggggggggggggcgcaggacaACCAAGGGGTGAAGGCGGAGGGATTGCTAGAGGAgcccaagggggaggaggagggggaagaagaggcgcAGGAAGCAACTGGGGCAGAAGACGAACTCGAGTGTGGAGAGGACGTTCCCGACCACGACAGGGCCACGACCTCGGGAAGACGACCACAGCAACACTTCGGAAGGAAAGCAATTTACAAAAGATAGCACCGACGCTCTTGCTTCGGTGTtaattcaagaaagaaaaaagatagtcaAGAAGATAAGCAAGTCAGTCCTTCCTGCCTCCTATCTGCCAGTACCTCTTCAGGGACACATCTGTCTGGGTCTCTATCCATCTTCATTCCTCTTTAACTCTCGTCTTCTCTATTCATTCCCTGTCAATGAATGTCCCTGTAAATAAAATCTCACGTATCACATTTCCTCCTTCAGGACGAAATATCCAGGAAACGGCGACCCTCGAAATCGTACAGATCGAGAGGGTTTTTCCCTCAGAAAGGACACTCCTATCGCACTTCTacggggaggaagacagagagatcaCGTCCGTTAAACTTGTCTTGGAGAGAAGTGATTATACTGCATGTccgtttcagttttttttttttttttttttttttgcgttgctTCTATTTTGTTTATAATTCACTTTGAATGTTGCTTGCTAGTGGGAcaacttttttctccttcatttaccAGTGTTTCTATGTTATTTATAGTTTACAATTCATGACGTATATAAAAACTAGAAATTAATAAAGATGGCGACCAagagataatataatgataaaatcatcatataaTCACACACTAGATCTCTCATTTCCACACAAATAAGTGCGCTCTCTACAAACTAGAAGGCGAAGCTCACACCAAGCTGGGAGTCTTCCACGCTGACCACTTGAAAAAGCTCAAGAACGGCTTCAGAGTGACCTTGGAGACCCAGATGACCTCAGATGACGTCGACGGGGGCAGGCGACCCAAGAAGAAAaccaagaggcagagagaggcgtCTTCGGTGATGCTGACCTTTCCACAAGAGCAGCAGGAGGAGTGCATGAACCTCTTATCTCGGGTGAGTCATTCACGGTTCTTTTTATATCTCGTTTATTCATGAGTAGGCTTGTACTAAATACTTTTTctaggtgtctatatatatctgcactATATTACACTATGTAGTCACCACcggctccttcctccccccccccctctctcagctTTGTATCCCCCTGTATATCTTCTTACAAATATAACTTTATTTCACTAATATACAAACCAAACGGAATGTAAATACTCATTACCCACGTACCAGTACCAGTGTTACCACACAAAAAACATCGATTAcctgtaaaaaggaagaaaaggaattaggACAATCAGAATGaaagattaatgataatcttCAAACGTATTGAACAATGCAAAATCAAATCATTAATAAATAGGAAACCAAACGAAGAAATTCACAacaaagtagatagaaaaatgagagaatatgCGATAgaccaacaaataaacataaaaatagacaaggaaaaagaagaggaaaaaacatcCATTATGACACACCAAATTATTTAATCGCATTATTGTTGTATATACTCCTACGGTACACGTTTCCACTGACACtgacgatattttttttttgtaaatataaagtatgtacacacacaacaacaacaacaaaaaaaaaaatgaacaagcaaacacaaaaaaatacacacacacccttataagtatttatatatatatatatatatatatatatatatatatatatatatatatatatatatacatatatatattatatatatatatatatatatatatatatatatatatatatatatatatatatatatatatatataacatatatataaatatacatatatttatatatatatatatatatatatatatatatatatatatatatatatatatatatatatacatatatttatgtactcatatatataaatatatgtgtatatatatatatatatatatatatatatgtatatatatgtatatatatatatatatatatatatatatatatatatatataaatatacatatatttatatatatatatatacatatatatatatatatatatatatatatatatatatatatatatatatatatatatatatatatatatatttgtatgtatatatatatatatatatctatatatatatatatatatatatatacatatatacatatatatacatatatatacatatatatccatatatatatccatatatatatccatatatatatccatatatatacacatatatatacatatacatatatatatatacatgtacacacatatatatacatatacatatatatatacatatatatatacatatatatacatatacatatatatacatatacatatatatacatatatatattagagagagagagagtgagagagggagagagagagagagagagagagagagagagagaaagagacagagagagagagagagagagagagagagagaagtatatatatatacatacaaaggtgtgtatatatatatatatatatatatatatatatatatatatatatatatatatatattatatatatatatacatatatacatatatacatatatacatatatatatatggatggatgtatatgtatacataaacacacacacacacacatacacacacacacatatgcatgcaaaatacatttctctctctctctctctctctctctcactctctctctcactctctctctctctctctctatatatatatatatatatatatatatatatatatatatatatatatatatatatatacacacatatatatatatatatatatatatatatatatatatatatatatatatatatatgtatgt
Proteins encoded:
- the LOC113829032 gene encoding uncharacterized protein; its protein translation is MTSTGASDPRRKRSKTERPLVILTFPQKQQQQYTNILSKDEISRKRRPSKSYRSRGFFPQKGHSYRTSTGRKTERSRPLNLSWRECALYKLEGEAHTKLGVFHADHLKKLKNGFRVTLETQMTSDDVDGGRRPKKKTKRQREASSVMLTFPQEQQEECMNLLSRMSRFEGDGAIPRSVSIFAL